One region of Pseudomonas glycinae genomic DNA includes:
- a CDS encoding HlyD family secretion protein: MPAQLKRRLLIFLLLVLLIAGGFFAHWFFKGRFYESTDNAYVQGEITRVSSQLSARIDEVLVQDNQHVEKGQLLIRLEPNDFRLAVDRANAALATREAERLQAQSKLTQQASLIAASDAQVATTQATLGRSQMDLSRAETLRKPGYVSEERVTTLSADAHIARSQVAKAQADAQSQRQQVNALTAEIKRLDAQIANARADLAQAELNLTRSEIHAPISGLIGQRAARNGQVVQAGAYLLSIVPDEDIWVQANFKETQIGHMQPGQKAELIFDAYGDTPIEARVDSLFAASGAQFSLLPPDNATGNFTKVVQRIPVKLTFKADNPLRGKIRPGMSVTATVNIKDAPDNGR; the protein is encoded by the coding sequence ATGCCTGCCCAACTCAAGCGTCGCCTGTTGATTTTCCTGCTGCTGGTCCTGCTGATTGCCGGGGGCTTTTTCGCCCATTGGTTTTTCAAGGGACGCTTTTATGAAAGCACCGACAACGCCTATGTCCAGGGTGAAATCACCCGCGTGTCGAGTCAGTTGAGCGCACGCATCGACGAAGTCCTGGTGCAGGACAACCAGCATGTGGAAAAGGGCCAGTTGCTGATCCGTCTCGAACCGAATGATTTCCGTCTGGCCGTCGATCGCGCCAACGCCGCTCTCGCCACCCGCGAAGCCGAGCGCCTGCAAGCCCAAAGCAAACTGACCCAGCAAGCAAGCCTGATCGCCGCCAGCGATGCGCAAGTGGCAACCACGCAAGCCACCCTCGGGCGCTCGCAGATGGACTTGTCGCGGGCAGAAACCCTGCGCAAACCCGGCTACGTCTCCGAGGAGCGGGTCACCACCCTCTCCGCCGACGCCCATATCGCCCGCTCGCAGGTGGCCAAGGCCCAGGCCGATGCCCAGAGCCAGCGCCAGCAAGTCAACGCACTGACGGCCGAAATCAAACGCCTCGACGCGCAGATCGCCAACGCCCGCGCCGACCTCGCCCAGGCCGAACTGAACCTGACCCGCAGCGAAATCCACGCGCCGATCAGCGGCCTGATCGGCCAGCGTGCCGCGCGTAATGGTCAAGTGGTGCAGGCCGGTGCGTACCTGCTGTCGATCGTTCCGGACGAAGACATCTGGGTGCAGGCCAACTTCAAGGAAACCCAGATCGGCCACATGCAGCCAGGCCAGAAGGCCGAGCTGATTTTCGACGCCTATGGTGATACGCCGATAGAAGCCCGGGTCGACAGTCTGTTCGCCGCCTCTGGCGCGCAGTTCAGCCTGTTGCCGCCGGACAACGCCACCGGCAACTTCACCAAGGTGGTACAGCGGATTCCGGTCAAACTGACCTTCAAGGCCGATAACCCGTTGCGCGGCAAGATCCGTCCGGGCATGTCGGTCACCGCCACCGTGAATATCAAAGACGCCCCGGACAATGGCCGGTGA